The following coding sequences lie in one Arachis ipaensis cultivar K30076 chromosome B05, Araip1.1, whole genome shotgun sequence genomic window:
- the LOC107643533 gene encoding SNF1-related protein kinase regulatory subunit gamma-1-like isoform X2, whose protein sequence is MAQEQECRPNTKDSKFDTYFETIQSRKKLPETLQESLTDAFAKIPVSSFPKVPGGKDSSVGEAVKILSESNILAAPVKDPNAGTSSDWRNRYLGIIDYSAIILWVLESAELAAIAISAGTATAAGVGAGTIGTLGALALGVTGPAAIAGLTAAAVGAAVAGGVAADKGLGKDAPLAAANLGEDFYKVLLEEEPFKSTTVRSILRSYRWAPFVPVATNSVMLTVLLLLSKYRLRNVPVIEPGKPDIVNFITQSAVVQGLEGCRGRDWFDCIADRSISFLGLPFMSPEEVICIQSNELVLEAFKLMRDNQIGGLPVIEGAKKKIVGNISIRDIRFLLLRTELFSNFRKLTVNDFMNKIAAATQETGKIARPITCKPDATLGSVIHTLSSQSIHRIYAVNEQEELVGVITLRDVISCFINEPSYHFDDYYGFAANEMLNH, encoded by the exons ATGGCGCAAGAACAGGAGTGCAGGCCAAACACCAAAGATTCAAAGTTTGATACCTACTTCGAAACCATCCAATCCAGGAAGAAATTGCCAGAGACATTGCAGGAGTCATTGACAGATGCATTTGCAAAAATTCCTGTTTCTTCTTTTCCCAAAGTTCCTGGAGGAAAAG ACTCATCGGTTGGCGAAGCCGTGAAGATTCTGTCTGAAAGCAACATATTAGCAGCTCCAGTTAAGGACCCAAATGCAGGAACCAGTTCAGATTGGAGGAACAGGTATCTTGGCATCATTGACTATTCAGCTATCATTCTCTGGGTGTTGGAGAGTGCGGAACTTGCTGCAATTGCCATATCGGCTGGCACAGCAACAGCTGCCGGAGTTGGCGCCGGAACTATTGGCACTCTGGGAGCACTGGCATTGGGAGTGACAGGTCCTGCTGCGATTGCCGGGCTAACTGCAGCTGCAGTGGGAGCTGCTGTGGCAGGTGGCGTAGCTGCAGATAAAGGACTAGGTAAAGATGCTCCCCTAGCTGCTGCTAATCTGGGGGAGGACTTCTATAAAGTACTACTGGAAGAAGAACCATTCAAGTCAACAACG GTGCGATCAATACTTAGATCATATCGATGGGCACCTTTTGTTCCAGTTGCAACAAATAGCGTTATGTTGACCGTGCTGCTGCTCCTTTCAAAGTATAGGCTGAGGAATGTACCCGTCATAGAACCAGGCAAACCTGATATAGTAAACTTCATTACTCAGTCTGCAGTTGTTCAAGGACTTGAAGGTTGCAGAGGAAGAGATTGGTTTGACTGCATCGCAGATAGGTCTATATCATTTCTCGGACTCCCGTTTATGTCTCCTGAAGAG GTTATTTGCATTCAGAGCAATGAATTGGTTCTTGAAGCTTTCAAGCTTATGAGAGATAATCAAATCGGTGGTCTTCCTGTAATCGAGGGGGCAAAGAAGAAAATTGTTGGCAACATAAGCATAAGAGACATCAGATTCTTGCTGCTGAGGACCGAGCTTTTCTCCAATTTTAG GAAGCTTACTGTGAATGATTTCATGAACAAAATTGCTGCAGCAACCCAAGAAACTGGAAAAATTGCGCGGCCCATAACATGCAAGCCTGATGCGACGCTGGGGAGTGTAATCCATACACTTTCTTCTCAGTCTATTCACAGGATTTATGCAGTAAATGAGCAGGAAGAACTGGTTGGAGTCATCACTCTGAGAGATGTAATCTCTTGTTTTATCAATGAACCATCTTACCATTTTGACGATTACTATGGGTTTGCAGCTAACGAGATGTTGAATCACTGA
- the LOC107643533 gene encoding SNF1-related protein kinase regulatory subunit gamma-1-like isoform X1: MAQEQECRPNTKDSKFDTYFETIQSRKKLPETLQESLTDAFAKIPVSSFPKVPGGKVIEISADSSVGEAVKILSESNILAAPVKDPNAGTSSDWRNRYLGIIDYSAIILWVLESAELAAIAISAGTATAAGVGAGTIGTLGALALGVTGPAAIAGLTAAAVGAAVAGGVAADKGLGKDAPLAAANLGEDFYKVLLEEEPFKSTTVRSILRSYRWAPFVPVATNSVMLTVLLLLSKYRLRNVPVIEPGKPDIVNFITQSAVVQGLEGCRGRDWFDCIADRSISFLGLPFMSPEEVICIQSNELVLEAFKLMRDNQIGGLPVIEGAKKKIVGNISIRDIRFLLLRTELFSNFRKLTVNDFMNKIAAATQETGKIARPITCKPDATLGSVIHTLSSQSIHRIYAVNEQEELVGVITLRDVISCFINEPSYHFDDYYGFAANEMLNH, translated from the exons ATGGCGCAAGAACAGGAGTGCAGGCCAAACACCAAAGATTCAAAGTTTGATACCTACTTCGAAACCATCCAATCCAGGAAGAAATTGCCAGAGACATTGCAGGAGTCATTGACAGATGCATTTGCAAAAATTCCTGTTTCTTCTTTTCCCAAAGTTCCTGGAGGAAAAG TGATTGAAATTTCAGCAGACTCATCGGTTGGCGAAGCCGTGAAGATTCTGTCTGAAAGCAACATATTAGCAGCTCCAGTTAAGGACCCAAATGCAGGAACCAGTTCAGATTGGAGGAACAGGTATCTTGGCATCATTGACTATTCAGCTATCATTCTCTGGGTGTTGGAGAGTGCGGAACTTGCTGCAATTGCCATATCGGCTGGCACAGCAACAGCTGCCGGAGTTGGCGCCGGAACTATTGGCACTCTGGGAGCACTGGCATTGGGAGTGACAGGTCCTGCTGCGATTGCCGGGCTAACTGCAGCTGCAGTGGGAGCTGCTGTGGCAGGTGGCGTAGCTGCAGATAAAGGACTAGGTAAAGATGCTCCCCTAGCTGCTGCTAATCTGGGGGAGGACTTCTATAAAGTACTACTGGAAGAAGAACCATTCAAGTCAACAACG GTGCGATCAATACTTAGATCATATCGATGGGCACCTTTTGTTCCAGTTGCAACAAATAGCGTTATGTTGACCGTGCTGCTGCTCCTTTCAAAGTATAGGCTGAGGAATGTACCCGTCATAGAACCAGGCAAACCTGATATAGTAAACTTCATTACTCAGTCTGCAGTTGTTCAAGGACTTGAAGGTTGCAGAGGAAGAGATTGGTTTGACTGCATCGCAGATAGGTCTATATCATTTCTCGGACTCCCGTTTATGTCTCCTGAAGAG GTTATTTGCATTCAGAGCAATGAATTGGTTCTTGAAGCTTTCAAGCTTATGAGAGATAATCAAATCGGTGGTCTTCCTGTAATCGAGGGGGCAAAGAAGAAAATTGTTGGCAACATAAGCATAAGAGACATCAGATTCTTGCTGCTGAGGACCGAGCTTTTCTCCAATTTTAG GAAGCTTACTGTGAATGATTTCATGAACAAAATTGCTGCAGCAACCCAAGAAACTGGAAAAATTGCGCGGCCCATAACATGCAAGCCTGATGCGACGCTGGGGAGTGTAATCCATACACTTTCTTCTCAGTCTATTCACAGGATTTATGCAGTAAATGAGCAGGAAGAACTGGTTGGAGTCATCACTCTGAGAGATGTAATCTCTTGTTTTATCAATGAACCATCTTACCATTTTGACGATTACTATGGGTTTGCAGCTAACGAGATGTTGAATCACTGA
- the LOC107643532 gene encoding pentatricopeptide repeat-containing protein At2g02750, whose protein sequence is MTRDTILLAKLVSDGLYREALNLFSKLHSCSSHTPLSFFTFPPLFKACANLSSPSHSQILHAHLLKTGFQSCPYASTALTAAYASKAMFLPDALKVFDEMPQRNVACFNAVLSGLSRNGPPGEALRVFRRIGFWALRPSSITVSCLLSDCGMWSHVVQVHCLAVKLGVEFDVYVATSLVTAYSNCGDVVSAGEVFEEMPLKSVVSYNAFVSGLLQNGVPRLVLDVFKDMMMEGFLEVKPNSVTLVSALSACATLLYACFGRQVHGLALKFASYDEVMLVTALVDMYSKCGGWRAAFDVFNAAERNNRNLITWNSMISGMMLNAQCDMAVGLFEKMASEGLQADSATWNTMISGFAQEGGCVEAFKYFREMQSNGVAPCLKTLTSLLSAFADSSALGHGKGIHGYAIRGDIDRDDFLATALVDLYMKCGRASLARGVFDRFDTKPNDPAFWNAMIGGYGRNGDYESAFEIFDRMLLEKVEPNSATLVSVLSSCSHTGQVDRGLQIFKMMKKQYGLLPKPEHFGCMVDLLGRSGRLDEARELVQELVEPPASVYDSLLGACKRYLDSDLGEEMAMKLLDIEPEKSAPLVVLSNIYAGLGRWHEVERIRGIITNKGLDKISGFSMIDVA, encoded by the coding sequence ATGACGCGAGACACTATTCTGCTGGCAAAATTGGTTTCAGATGGTTTATACAGAGAAGCTCTCAACCTCTTCTCGAAGCTGCACTCTTGTTCTTCCCACACCCCACTCTCCTTCTTCACATTCCCGCCACTCTTCAAAGCATGTGCCAACCTCTCTTCACCTTCCCACTCTCAAATCCTCCATGCCCATCTCCTCAAAACCGGTTTCCAATCATGCCCTTACGCCTCCACCGCCCTTACCGCTGCCTATGCCTCGAAGGCGATGTTCTTACCCGATGCTCTCAAGGTGTTCGACGAAATGCCGCAACGGAATGTTGCATGTTTCAATGCGGTGCTTTCTGGGCTCTCGCGAAATGGACCTCCAGGGGAGGCTCTGAGGGTGTTCCGGCGAATTGGATTCTGGGCCTTGAGGCCCAGCTCCATCACCGTCTCGTGTTTGCTCTCTGATTGCGGTATGTGGAGCCATGTCGTTCAGGTGCATTGCTTGGCGGTGAAGCTGGGAGTTGAGTTTGATGTTTATGTTGCCACTTCGCTCGTCACTGCGTATTCAAATTGTGGTGATGTTGTTTCTGCGGGTGAGGTGTTTGAGGAAATGCCTCTGAAGAGTGTAGTGAGTTATAACGCTTTTGTTTCTGGGTTGTTGCAAAATGGGGTTCCTCGCTTGGTTTTGGACGTGTTTAAGGACATGATGATGGAGGGGTTTTTAGAGGTTAAACCCAATTCTGTGACTTTGGTGTCTGCGCTCTCTGCTTGTGCTACCTTGTTGTATGCTTGTTTTGGTAGACAGGTTCATGGGCTTGCTTTAAAATTTGCCTCATATGATGAAGTTATGTTGGTTACTGCACTTGTGGACATGTATTCCAAGTGTGGTGGTTGGCGTGCTGCTTTCGATGTCTTCAATGCAGCTGAAAGGAACAATAGGAACTTGATCACTTGGAACTCCATGATTTCTGGGATGATGCTGAATGCACAGTGTGATATGGCTGTTGGTTTATTTGAGAAAATGGCGTCAGAAGGATTGCAAGCCGATTCGGCGACTTGGAACACCATGATCAGTGGATTTGCACAAGAAGGGGGGTGTGTTGAAGCTTTTAAATACTTCAGGGAAATGCAGTCTAATGGGGTGGCTCCATGTTTGAAGACACTTACTAGTCTTTTGTCAGCGTTTGCAGATTCATCTGCATTAGGACATGGAAAAGGGATACATGGGTATGCTATAAGAGGTGATATTGATAGGGATGATTTTCTAGCAACTGCTTTAGTTGACTTGTACATGAAATGTGGCCGTGCTTCTTTGGCACGAGGAGTTTTTGACCGATTTGATACAAAACCAAATGACCCGGCTTTTTGGAATGCAATGATAGGAGGGTATGGAAGAAATGGAGACTATGAATCAGCCTTTGAAATCTTTGATAGAATGCTACTAGAAAAAGTTGAACCAAACAGTGCAACATTAGTTAGTGTCCTATCTTCTTGCAGCCACACAGGTCAGGTAGATAGAGGATTACAAATTTTCAAAATGATGAAAAAACAGTATGGTTTGCTGCCAAAGCCTGAGCATTTTGGTTGCATGGTTGACCTTCTAGGTCGGTCCGGCCGGTTGGACGAAGCTCGAGAATTAGTGCAAGAATTGGTCGAGCCACCTGCATCTGTTTATGATTCTTTGCTTGGTGCATGTAAGAGATACTTGGATTCTGATCTCGGTGAAGAAATGGCTATGAAACTTCTAGATATAGAACCAGAAAAATCAGCTCCTTTGGTGGTCTTGTCTAACATTTATGCTGGATTAGGGAGATGGCACGAGGTCGAAAGGATAAGAGGGATAATCACCAATAAAGGATTGGACAAAATCTCTGGCTTTAGTATGATTGATGTTGCATGA